One Thunnus maccoyii chromosome 14, fThuMac1.1, whole genome shotgun sequence genomic window carries:
- the wipf1b gene encoding WAS/WASL-interacting protein family member 1: MPAPPPPPPPGPPPPPSLAVANTERPSPKGRNALLSDICKGAKLKKAVTNDRSGPLLDKPKGGGGVGGGGGGGGGGGGGGGGGGGGGGGFGGGAPGGLGGLFAGGMPKLRSATNRDSSDSGPSRAPMLPPGGRSSGPSPFGGGGSPSGPPKLPGAPAGFRSNVPDIPKGRSNLSRQDTPGGPPPPVPNTPRPNQSFLSRGGPPPPSLPGGPRPSHASSGPPPPSVPPGRHGPLPPPPGGSSPGPRAGFSGPPPPPPNSSRPPLPPAPGGRPPLPDDRPPPPPAPLGGHRPSMPRDVPPPPPSVNSKPPSSVSSPSSRSSTGGGAPPLPPGRPGPPPLPPSPAGGDDHNIPRLPQRNSSLSSPSGPPHGRTGPLPPPPNERPPSLGRNQSSARTGPLPPPPPSGRGVGGGSVRSSPAPSPLGRPGPEPPRGGPGGRPPLPPDRPGTGGAPPPPPPMGNGFQNSHHNQIQDEWECRFSFHPVSDFPPPEPYVPCQKTYPSKIAKTDGKGSGKKERGAPPLPPISR, from the exons ATGCCTGCCCCGcctcccccaccacccccagggcctccccctcctccctcccttgcTGTT GCCAACACAGAGAGGCCGAGTCCGAAGGGAAGGAACGCTCTGTTGTCTGACATTTGTAAAGGCGCCAAACTAAAGAAGGCTGTTACCAATGACCGCAGTGGACCCTTATTGGACA AACCCaaaggaggtggaggagtaggaggaggtggtggtggcggtggaggaggaggaggtggaggtggaggaggtggaggtggcgGAGGAGGTTTTGGTGGTGGCGCTCCTGGTGGTTTAGGTGGCCTGTTCGCAGGAGGGATGCCAAAACTGAGGTCTGCAACAAACAGAGACTCctctg aCTCAGGACCCAGTCGAGCACCTATGCTCCCCCCAGGAGGCCGCTCTAGTGGCCCCAGCCCCTTCGGTGGAGGTGGAAGCCCCTCTGGCCCACCTAAACTCCCGGGAGCCCCTGCTGGTTTCCGTAGCAACGTCCCTGATATTCCCAAGGGCCGCTCGAATCTCTCAAGACAAGACACTCCAGGAGGCCCCCCTCCTCCCGTACCCAACACACCTCGACCAAACCAGAGCTTCCTGTCTCGTGGGGGCCCACCGCCGCCGTCACTCCCCGGAGGACCCAGACCCAGCCATGCTTCTTCTGGACCTCCACCTCCTAGTGTTCCACCAGGGAGGCACGGGCCTCTCCCCCCACCGCCAGGAGGCTCTTCCCCTGGCCCACGAGCGGGCTTCTCCgggcctcctcctccacccccaaACAGCAGCCGACCTCCTTTACCGCCAGCTCCTGGAGGGAGGCCCCCACTTCCTGACGACCggcctccaccaccaccagctcCTCTGGGAGGTCATCGGCCATCTATGCCCCGCGAtgttccccctcctcctccctctgtcaaCTCCAAACCgccttcctctgtctcttcccCCTCTTCTCGTTCCTCCACTGGTGGGGGTGCGCCGCCTCTCCCACCGGGCCGACCGggccctcctcctctcccacccTCCCCAGCTGGAGGGGATGATCACAACATCCCTCGTCTTCCTCAAAGGAACAGCTCACTTAGCAG CCCTTCAGGTCCACCGCATGGCCGGACAGGACCTCTCCCTCCCCCACCGAACGAGAGGCCGCCATCTCTTGGAAGGAACCAGTCTTCCGCACGTACAG GgccccttcctccccctcctccctcagGTCGTGGCGTGGGTGGAGGAAGTGTGAGGTCGTCGCCAGCTCCTTCTCCTCTCGGTCGGCCAGGCCCAGAGCCCCCTCGTGGTGGACCTGGCGGTAGACCCCCACTCCCTCCAGACAGGCCCGGGACAGGAGGGGCCCCCCCTCCTCCGCCACCCATGGGCAACGGCTTCCAAAACTCTCACCACAACCAGATACAGG ATGAGTGGGAGTGTCGGTTCAGTTTCCATCCAGTGTCGGACTTTCCTCCACCTGAACCCTACGTGCCCTGCCAGAAGACCTACCCCAGCAAGATTGCCAAGACTGACGGCAAAG GTTctgggaagaaggagagaggagctcctcctcttcctcctatATCCAGGTGA